One Glycine max cultivar Williams 82 chromosome 8, Glycine_max_v4.0, whole genome shotgun sequence genomic window, TCGGATGAAACAGAATATGTAAACACTAAAATAGAAGGTTCAAAACACTAAAACTTCCGCTTAACAAAACagttaagaatttaatttttttataaattaaagaatcaTATAGACCAAATTAGTACTCACCTTTTTTCAACAAGATCAGTTTTGTTTCCAACCAACACAATAATAACATCACTGCCACGTTCTGTACGAACCTCCTCAACCCACTTGTTAGTGTTCAGAAATGATTGCCTGTCTGCATAAGAACAGCTTACCCaggttaaataattataaatttctgttcaatttttattacttgtgaAAAATGAGAACTAAAGCACTTCCAAATATACATGCAAACACAgttaagataaaaagaaaacaaaggagAACAGGCATGAGTGCAAGCAAGCACACGCACGCACAAACAGGGAGGGAAATGAATGCAATAACGACATAATGTGTCAGAAAACAAGACCCGAACAGTCACTCACACATAAGTATTAAAGAACATATTCATGCGCTACAAAACCCTTTTTTGAGTTACATGGTCAAATAATTTGGAAAAGTTATGTCATGAGAAAATAGGAAAAGATCCATAAAAAATCCTGTTAATTAGATAATGAAAGTGGTATATAAAAGAACATATAAAACTCACTAGCAACATCATATACTATAACTGCAACAGAAGAATCTCTTATGTAGCTTGGAATGAGACTTCTAAATCTTTCTTGCCCTGCAGTATCCCTGTGAAGTTAACATATACTAAGCTcagaaattgtaaaaataaacaatGCCTACTAGGCATACCAGCAATGTGCACTCTAAtataattgttgaaaaataaacaaacaaatataaaaagactGAGCTTGTATATATGATTTGAAGAGGAATTCATCCTACCAAAGCTGCAAGCGAACAGTTCTATCTTCAAGGTACATTGTTTTTGACAAAAAGTCAATACCAATAGTTGCCTGAAATTtagataacaaaatattttgtcaGCCATCTAGCAGCAGGAAGAATAAAAATTGTGGATCCTTgacagaacaaaaaaatatataccaagGAAACAAGCCTCCATgtccattaaaaataaatttatattatggcTAATAAACAAGACAATAATGATATTCATACACCTTCATACACACACCTACAAAGTACTTCTTCcccttcattttctctctttatttcaGATCACATcgtctttcttttctctcttcatttTCCTAACTTTCACTAGGTGTATACACCCATGGACTGTATACCAGTCATTTTCCTAAACAAGAAGAAGCATTACAAGCAATCagaaatctaataaaataagCCTCTTAAAAACCAACACAATGTGGATCTTGAGTGAAGACTGAAGCCCTTCTCAATGACTAAAATTCTTCCCATTCTAGCATTTTACCAACTGAAAACATGAATGGCGATCCCAGAATTGATAATGTGACAGACTTTTCAAACAAATGGTTTAATTCCAAGCCTCCACTTCAGCTTCCCCTTTAAAATTGAGAGATAAGTTTAAACACAAGAAAATCCGATAGCCACAAAATTCAGAGCACATTTATCTATCTCCTCTTGATCCTCTCCTAAATCCTAATTATCGTTGATCAAAACGTCTTAACAAATTCAAATTACATCAAAATTTACTGTGGAACTCATTTCACAGATTGATTCACGTGAGGGAAATCACATGCACATATAAAACGCATGTCGTAAATGACAGAGATCAACggcaaatgaaaatgaaaatgagatagACCTGGTAGGTTGTGTCAAATTTGTCGTACATGAAGCGGGTGATGATGCTGGTTTTGCCAACGGATTGATCGCCCAAGAAAACGAGCTTGTATTTGGCGAGAGGGGACACCGTCGCCATTTCTCACCTTTTCTCCTTTctcagacacacacacacaacgcAGATCTGAATCTACCAAATTCTCTTCTCGCAACAAAATtcagaagaaagagagagaaggaaaggATGACCAAATTTAACGTAATGTATGGTGGAGTGCAATGCGTTTTATATATACGGGATTAGAAAACCGCCAACCACGATACCGCGTCACGCAAACTTTCTAATTTGTAcctatcaaattattttattttatttatgtcaaTTGCCACATATCTCATATATGTACCCTCCCCCAAAATAAGGTAAGAGTAAGTTGCTTCAAAGTTGCCCCCATTTTCTTGATTCCATTTCTTTATTAAGATTATCAAGACATTCCAACCATGATCGTTATTTCAGAGAATacatgtcttttttttctttaaaaaacaaCAACTTGATATTTACATGCCTTCATATTTCATATTATGTTATCATTTCTCATtgcctcatttttttttctctctctttatgcAACAGTTTCCTTTTCAAAATAAAGACCTGattcaattagatttttttagtaataataCATTGACAGAgtgcaaaataatttatacttttacggcataacttttttctcttaaaaaaactcTCACTGTTCAAGTAAAAgaacattatttttataatactattttttatataaacattttatttttagttacacAAAATTTAAACACCCAATCCAACAAATAAAACTTCCAAGTTGAAAgaactaaaatgataatttactaaaaaaatagtcaatAATATTAACTAATACAAATGTAATTAACTTAACCATGCAAAAGTCAGAATAAACCCTTATTCATCAGTAAATTCTAGTTCTCATGAACAAATTTGAATCAATTAAATTGTTCCCAACAATCCAATAATCACTGAAACGTTAAAGGGGAAATGAAAGTGGCTTCACAACCTCCAAACTCTAAACCACTCCCTCCAAATTTCTCCCCCAGTAAAGAAACACAGTCAGCAGCATCACCACAAGAACCCAACAGAGCCATTCTGTGTTGGTGTTCTTCCTCTTCATTTGGTTAGCATTGTTAACAACACTGGCCACACGATCCTCAATGCTATCCAAGTTTTCTCCTTGGGTCTCAACCAAAATAGCTATGTCAACAAAAATCTGGTCAAGCATATTCAAACTCCTCTGGATATCCATGATCACTTCCTCATGCCTAACACCCAAATCAGCATTATCAATATCCGTTTTCCCTGCTGCAGCAACCATAAACTCAACTTTGAGACTCCTCGAAATCATTTTCTCCATGAGAAACTTGTCTCTCAAGGACTGAAATCCATGCATCAACATGACCCTAAGTTTTGCCCTCAAACCATTTGTGACAGACATTCTGgtcatatcaatttttttattggcaaatgTTATTAGGAGAATGGAATCCGTGATCTTTTTccctcctttctttctttcttaatcactCAACCAACCTTATTTGGGTTACTTCTATGTAGGATTCTGATAAAGTGCGATTGGTTATGTTGGATTGGTCAATAACCTCGAGCCTTGACTTGATGATCCTTGCCTTGCAAAACAAGGCAACCATGTCAGACACCATGCGGTCTCTTAGGCCACGTAGGACTTTGGCAATGTGAGTGCACTTTGTCTACTCTTCGTGCAGTTGCAAAAGGTCCAATAAGAGGTTCGCGATCTCTTCTATTTCAACCTTGATTGCTTCAACTTCTTGGAAGAACTGAGAGAGGTGGTTATGGTCTTCCGTGGGTTTGTCGAGTTTCCCTGCTTCAATGTCATGAGAGTCTTCAAGGTCGTCCTTCTCAGCCTGTTTCTTCAGTTCAGCGTAACTTTGGAACGATTTTGTCATTAAATCATTTATCTTTGCAAAATTCTGCAAAACCAACAAAACCCTGAATGCATGAATGGAATGAGAACATAAGGAATTATTGGGGTCTATGGTTTCGATCAATGTCTACCTATTAGTTAACCAAggttttcaattcaatttacaagaaagaggaaataaaatttggttACATGAAAATTGGTTGGCATCATGGAAATGTAGTTCTGGAccatatagtatttttttatgagaaatttTGAGATTTAAAGCTAGTAAAGCCCTTTACAATCAAGTATTTGCAAAGGATCATAGATCGAAATTCCAGGAGGTGTGAATAAATTATTAACGAATTTAAATCTAAAGATTTCAAAGTAGATGAAATTTTTGTAGCCTCTTTTTTTGAGATAAGTCTCTCTATTTTTGTGATAACTGATTTTCTCTAATCCAGAAACTTAAATATCCCATATGTTTGTATTTCTCATTTCAATAACAAAAGGGCTTATGATTCACAAAACATACTTTCGCAACTGTGTACTAAGTAAAGAAGTTTATACTCATCACTAAGTTACGATTTTATGTACgttatttttccaaaaataaaaataaaaataaaaatcatgtagAAGAATTTGCGAGTTGCCATAAATGCCAAATAGACGTACAATGCCTATAGGCCACAAGTCGCCAAATCGGTCACACTATGTAAGGTTGAAGGGGGACAAATAGTGGCCCAAATCCTTCTTAATAATCAAAGATAGATTTTAACAGGATGTTCGCGTTTCGATTTGATTTGTTATTCatcaaaaaatcattcaaactaAACCTATAATATGTGGTTTGATTTGgttcgattttttttaaaataaaatctgaatcaaactaaatcaaactaatattttacaatttttattaaatattatttcattaaaatttatatttttttatcatttcaaataaattatattaaaaaattactaataacaatctataaaatttattaatatgttaaacattttataataataatttgtcaaacatattttaaaaagttctcctaaaaaaggaaatgatatatattataaaagtttCATATTCataacattataaaatattatgaaactcaagtgatatacatataaaacgcataacactaaaataatataaaggtTAATATAAGTGTTGTTGTTTGGTTCAGTttcaacacaaacaacaaacggttttgagaaaaaaaatcatccaaacaaattaaaaaagaatcaatttggtttgatttttcattttttttaacgatTTTCGATTTTTATTTTGGATCGGTTTGAATTTGAACATTCCTAGATTTTACAATGATTTTGACCCCCAAATAAAATAGGTAAAAATGATTGGAGGGGTGAGGGTAGAAGAATGGAGAGAGATATCCTATAATTTTTTCtgcaataatataaattatttttaatacttttaaaattaatatttgatcataaaattaaatagcaaTGTTATTTCTTAGAACGAGTCATGGAACGAATCCGCACGAATCCCACATGCATTCATTTTATTGGTTActtgtaaattaaaaagaaaaaaaatattattgctaATTTAACAGAAACTCAAGATAAAAATTCGTGCAAGCTTTTTGAGATGCATTTCGTAACAAAGAACAATTTGGATTGTTGTTTGTTACTAAGTGTATGACAAGAAAAGCCTGCATGAAACTTTATAATACAAGagaaaactcaaataaaataaagcgaTGTAAACAAAACCATGCACCGTGTGCATATTTGGCCTCAAACATTCACAGGGTTATTATTTCTACACAACAACTGAATGTTATTAAAGTTGATAACCAGAAGGAAAGAAACAAGTCACCAACCGTCTTAACTACAGCCCTACACTGACCACAGAATCAACTTCCAGCATTAAATTTAGACAACATCACGGGTCTTATACCATTGTCTCTTTGCATCAAAATGAAGTGTCTACTCTATCCCAAGTTTACTGCAATTAGCTAAACTATCACCATGAAGTCCCTTCAAGTAGGGCAAGCACAACAAGACTCCGATGGAAGTGATAAGGTTTCAGACAAAAGCATTGTAGTTCCCAACAAATTCATCGCAATAGCTGATAGCTTCAAAGGAGAACATTCATGGTACTTCTAGAATAGGATCTTTTATAGAAGATTAGGCAGCTAAAAATTcagtaataataacaatatcTAGCTACATGTCtaaatgaatttgaatttgcatGTCCAACCAAGTATGGTACTCCCCCTGCCCCTCTTATTTTCTCTTCCGAGCTAGTTTCCATTCTTTACTAAATTCTACCTACCACTTATGTGTAtgtgctttctttttcttctttttgtttctttttttctggtTTGGTCCTGTGCAGGTTCATTGCTCCTCAAATCCCAACAGATTTTTCAATTCAAGTCCAGGAAACCACTTATAATGTTCACAAGGTATATAGACAAACTCTTTGTGACATATTTAAAGCCTTGTAAATGCAAAAAATCATTGACTTAATTCTCCCTCTGAATTGGTTTATTATCATATTTCCAAACAATCATCAGCGGGGTAGAGCACAGGAAATCGATAGCATCATAACACTGTCTATTGTCTCAATGAGTGACACTGACTGGTGTAGAACATAGTTTTATCACAGTGAGCATAAGAACCGCACATTCCTTTTCTTTGTGGTCTGTGTACgtgtctttttacttttttggatATGGTAAAAAAAGTTATTCGAGATAGAAAGCACTAAACGTTAGAGACGGTTTAAGAGTCCTGAAAACAGAACAGCAGAAAACATGGGGAAACTAACCGGgtatttcatatttgttttttttaatatcattttcaatttatatgttttcactgataattataaaaaataaatgtagcaatatttttattttatttcttgtttttaagATCTCATGGAGGAAACAgtgaaaatgacaaaaacacTGCTTCTAGTACCATTTCCTTGAACAAAATCTAAAAACAAGaaatacaatgaaaataaagtttttttgtaataaaaataaaagaaaccaaACAGACCAGCAACTTATGTCTTAATCATATTTTGTATTATAGCTACTTTTGCTGTAACATCATTACGTACGTTggtcactttttttttgtaacaacAGTACCCCTTGATATCAAAGTGCGGTTACATAGGACGATTGGAAATTCAGCCTTTGATATCAAATTCTGGCAATGTGCTCAACCTTGAAAACTTCCCAGGTGGATCTGAAACATTTGAAACAATTCTAAAGTTCTGTTATGGCCTCCCTATAGACTTCAGCCCAGATAACATAGCTGCACTAAGATGTGCATCAGAGTTCCTAGAGATGACTGAAGAACTAGAAGATGGAAACCTCATTTCTAAGAGTGAAGCTTTCCTCACCTTTGTTGTGCTTTCTTCATGGAAAGACACTATCACTGTTCTGAAATCATCTGAAAACCTATCTCCATGGGCTGAAAACCTCCAAATTGTAAGAAGATGCTGTGATTCCATTGCATGGAAAGCTTCTAAAGATGAGCTCACAAGCGAGGATGCAGCACCTAATCAAGAAAGCTGGTGGTTCAACGATGTGGCCGCCTTCCGCATTGATCATTTTATGCGGA contains:
- the LOC100813513 gene encoding ras-related protein RABH1e, whose protein sequence is MATVSPLAKYKLVFLGDQSVGKTSIITRFMYDKFDTTYQATIGIDFLSKTMYLEDRTVRLQLWDTAGQERFRSLIPSYIRDSSVAVIVYDVANRQSFLNTNKWVEEVRTERGSDVIIVLVGNKTDLVEKRQVSIEEGDAKSREFGIMFIETSAKAGFNIKPLFRKIAAALPGMESLSSTKQEDMVDVNLKPTVNSSQTEQQGGGCSC